A genomic segment from Spinacia oleracea cultivar Varoflay chromosome 3, BTI_SOV_V1, whole genome shotgun sequence encodes:
- the LOC110799406 gene encoding 40S ribosomal protein S5, whose translation MNKFMGRRLTLTANKIMGLNFYPFFPTHVAQTTNFICAIFKRSSDFPIQGFVFPPPFYAPPPLFLTTLALTSLHPLSLPRLSSPPAAAKMAEVETMVPVSAISETYLADVKLFGKWSFDDVTVADIALVDYIGASAVKHATYVPHTAGRYQKKRFRKAQCPIVERLTNSLMMHGRNNGKKLMVVRNVKHALEIISLFTDLNPIQVIVDAIVNSGPREDATRIGSVGVFRRQAVDISPSRRVNQAIYLLTTGARERAFRNIKTIVECLADEIINAAKG comes from the exons ATGAATAAATTCATGGGTCGTCGTTTAACTCTCACGGCCAATAAAATCATGGGCCTCAATTTCTACCCATTTTTTCCAACTCACGTAGCCCAAACGACCAACTTTATTTGTGCAATATTTAAACGCTCATCAGATTTCCCAATTCAGGGTTTTGTTTTTCCTCCACCATTTTATGCGCCTCCTCCTCTCTTCCTCACCACACTTGCCCTAACCTCTCTCCACCCTCTCTCGCTCCCTCGTCTATCGTCACCACCAGCAGCAGCAAAG ATGGCGGAAGTTGAAACTATGGTGCCGGTTTCGGCGATTAGCGAAACCTACCTGGCTGATGTCAAACTCTTTGGAAAATGGAGCTTTGATGATGTCACG GTTGCGGACATTGCCCTAGTTGATTACATTGGTGCTTCTGCTGTTAAGCATGCAACATATGTGCCTCACACTGCTGGTAGATACCAGAAGAAGCGATTTAGGAAGGCTCAATGCCCCATTGTTGAGAGGCTTACCAACTCCCTCATGATGCACGGGCGTAACAACGGTAAAAAGTTGATGGTTGTTCGTAATGTGAAGCATGCATTGGAAATTATTAGTCTCTTTACTGACTTGAACCCAATTCAAGTCATCGTTGATGCAATCGTCAACAG TGGACCAAGAGAAGATGCCACAAGGATTGGATCAGTTGGTGTTTTTAGGCGTCAAGCTGTTGATATCTCTCCATCGAGGCGGGTGAATCAAGCCATATATCTCCTGACAACAGGGGCTCGTGAGAGAGCATTCAGGAACATCAAAACTATTGTTGAGTGCCTTGCCGATGAAATCATTAATGCTGCCAAAGGATAA
- the LOC110799401 gene encoding uncharacterized protein, with the protein MATELTQLQHAQMAAILGPDPSHFETLISHLMSTNNDQRSQSESLYNLCKQHQPDGLSLKLAHLLQSSPHPEARAMAAILLRKLLTRDDSFLWPKLSGSTQSTLKSVLLACVPREDTKTISKKLCDTISELAAGIIPEYGWPELLPFMFQCVTSDNAKLRESALLIFAQLAQYIGETLVPHLDTLHNVFFQCLGGSSSAEVRIAALGATINFIQCLSNASDRDRFQDLLPPMMQTLTEALNCGQEATAQEALELLIDLAGTEPRFLRRQLVDVVGAMLQIAEAETLEEGTRHLAIEFVITLAEARERAPGMMRKLPQFIQRLFGILMKMLLDIEDDPVWHTADTEDEDAGESSNYSVAQECLDRLSISLGGNTIVPVASESLPAFLAAPEWQKHHAALICLAQIAEGCSKVMINNLEQVVSMVLNSFQDPHARVRWAAINAIGQLSTDLGPDLQMQYHNRVLPALASSMDDFQNPRVQAHAASAVLNFSENCTPEILTPYLDGIVSKLLVLLQNGKQMVQEGALTALASVADSSQELFQKYYDAVMPYLKAILVNATDKANRMLRAKSMECISLVGMAVGKEKFRDDAKQVMEVLMQLQGSQLEADDPTTSYMLQAWARLCKCLGQDFLPYMSVVMPPLLHSAQLKPDVTITSADSDADIDESDDESIETITLGDKRIGIKTSVLEEKATACNMLCCYADELKEGFFPWIDQVAPTLVPLLKFYFHEEVRKAAVSAMPELLRSAKLAVEKGLAQGRNESYVKQLSDYIIPALVEALHKEPEVEICSNMLDALNECVQVSGTLLDESQVRIIVDEIKQVITASASRKAERAERVKAEDFDAEEGEILKEENEQEEELFDQIGDCLGTLIKTFKASFLPFFDELSSYLTPMWGKDKTTEERRIAICIFDDIVEHCREAALRYYDTFLPFLLEACNDENSDVRQAAVYGLGVCAEYGGSVFKALVGEALSRLDVVIRHPNATHSENVMAYDNAVSALGKICQFYRDSIDAAQVVPMWLNCLPIKGDLIEAKVVHDQLCSMVERSDRDLLGPNNQYLPKIVAVFAEVLCAGKDLATEQTASRMVNLLRQLQQTLPPSTLASTWSSLQPQQVLALQSILSQ; encoded by the exons ATGGCGACCGAGTTGACTCAGCTCCAACACGCTCAAATGGCGGCGATTCTCGGCCCCGATCCATCTCATTTCGAAACCCTAATCTCTCACCTCATGTCCACAAACAACGACCAGCGCTCTCAATCCGAGTCCCTATACAATCTATGCAAGCAGCACCAGCCTGACGGGCTATCCCTCAAGCTGGCGCATCTTCTGCAGTCTTCTCCTCACCCGGAAGCTCGAGCCATGGCCGCGATTTTGCTCCGAAAGCTATTGACCCGGGACGACTCGTTCCTATGGCCTAAACTCAGTGGTTCGACTCAGTCGACGCTCAAATCCGTCCTCCTTGCTTGCGTTCCGCGGGAGGATACGAAGACGATATCGAAGAAGTTGTGCGACACTATTTCTGAGCTCGCTGCTGGAATTATCCCTGAATATGGATGGCCGGAGCTTTTGCCGTTCATGTTCCAATGCGTGACTTCGGATAATGCAAAGCTCCGAGAATCCGCGCTGTTGATTTTTGCGCAATTGGCTCAGTATATTGGTGAAACACTGGTTCCTCATTTGGATACTCTTCATAACGTGTTTTTTCAATGTTTGGGAGGGTCTTCGAGTGCCGAGGTTCGAATTGCAGCTCTAGGAGCTACCATTAACTTCATCCAATGCTTATCCAACGCTTCGGATCGCGATAGGTTCCAGGATTTGCTTCCTCCGATGATGCAGACATTGACTGAGGCTTTGAATTGTGGGCAAGAAGCCACTGCTCAGGAGGCTcttgaattgttgattgatttgGCTGGGACGGAGCCTAGGTTTTTAAGGAGGCAATTGGTTGATGTTGTTGGAGCGATGTTGCAGATTGCGGAGGCAGAGACTCTTGAAGAAGGAACCAGGCATTTGGCGATTGAGTTTGTGATTACATTGGCTGAGGCGAGAGAGAGGGCGCCTGGTATGATGAGGAAGTTGCCCCAATTTATCCAAAGGTTGTTTGGGATATTGATGAAGATGTTGCTTGATATTGAGGATGATCCTGTGTGGCATACTGCTGATACCGAGGATGAGGATGCTGGGGAGTCTAGTAATTATAGTGTTGCGCAGGAGTGTTTGGATAGGTTGTCGATTTCATTGGGAGGGAATACCATTGTTCCGGTTGCCTCTGAGTCGTTGCCAGCTTTTTTGGCTGCTCCTGAGTGGCAAAAGCATCATGCTGCTTTGATTTGTTTGGCCCAAATAGCAGAGGGCTGCTCAAAG GTGATGATAAATAACTTAGAACAAGTTGTGTCAATGGTGTTGAATTCATTTCAAGACCCACATGCTCGTGTGCGTTGGGCTGCCATTAATGCAATCGGTCAACTATCAACAGACTTGGGGCCAGATTTGCAAATGCAATATCATAATCGTGTGTTGCCTGCTTTGGCGTCTTCCATGGATGATTTTCAAAATCCCCGTGTCCAG GCACATGCTGCTTCAGCTGTCTTGAACTTCAGTGAAAATTGCACCCCAGAGATCTTGACGCCTTACTTAGATGGTATTGTGAGCAAACTGCTTGTCCTTCTGCAG AATGGGAAGCAAATGGTTCAGGAAGGAGCCTTGACTGCATTAGCATCGGTTGCTGATTCATCACAG GAACTTTTCCAGAAGTATTATGATGCTGTTATGCCATACCTTAAAGCTATACTGGTCAATGCAACTGATAAGGCAAATCGTATGCTACGTGCAAAGTCTATGGAATGTATAAGCTTGGTTGGAATGGCTGTCGGGAAAGAGAAGTTTAGAGATGATGCTAAGCAG gtCATGGAAGTTCTTATGCAGTTGCAAGGATCTCAACTGGAAGCTGATGATCCCACAACTAGTTATATGCTTCAG GCATGGGCAAGACTCTGCAAATGTCTGGGGCAAGATTTTCTTCCCTATATGAGTGTTGTTATGCCTCCATTGCTTCACTCTGCTCAACTTAAGCCTGATGTAACGATCACATCAGCAGATTCAGATGCTGATATTGATGAATCTGATGATGAGAG CATTGAAACCATCACCCTTGGGGATAAAAGAATTGGAATCAAGACCAGTGTTCTTGAGGAGAAAGCTACAGCTTGCAATATGTTGTGTTGCTATGCCGATGAGCTGAAAGAAGGTTTCTTTCCATGGATAGACCAG GTTGCTCCTACATTAGTTCCCCttctaaaattttattttcacgaGGAAGTTAGAAAGGCTGCAGTGTCAG CCATGCCGGAGCTTCTGCGTTCTGCTAAATTAGCTGTGGAAAAGGGGTTAGCCCAAGGTCGCAATGAGTCATATGTTAAGCAATTGTCTGATTATATTATACCTGCTTTGGTGGAGGCTCTACACAAG GAACCTGAAGTGGAAATCTGTTCAAACATGCTTGATGCACTTAATGAGTGTGTACAG GTCTCTGGAACACTTTTGGATGAAAGCCAAGTAAGAATCATAGTAGATGAGATAAAGCAGGTTATAACAGCGAGTGCCTCTAGAAAGGCCGAGAGAGCAGAAAGGGTCAAAGCTGAGGATTTTGACGCTGAAGAAGGAGAAATTCTTAAGGAAGAAAATGAGCAAGAAGAAGAACTTTTTGATCAG ATTGGCGACTGCTTAGGCACATTGATCAAGACATTCAAGGCATCTTTCCTGCCCTTCTTTGATGAGCTCTCATCATACTTGACACCCATGTGG GGTAAGGATAAAACAACAGAAGAAAGAAGAATTGCCATTTGTATATTTGATGATATTGTGGAGCATTGTCGTGAAGCAGCACTTAG ATACTATGACACCTTCCTCCCTTTCCTGTTGGAGGCTTGCAATGATGAAAATTCAGATGTTCGGCAG GCTGCTGTTTATGGTCTTGGTGTTTGTGCCGAGTATGGGGGATCTGTGTTCAAGGCTCTTGTTGGAG AGGCTCTTTCAAGATTGGATGTTGTGATAAGGCATCCAAATGCTACACACTCAGAGAATGTGATGGCTTATGACAATGCGGTATCAGCTCTTGGGAAAATATGCCAGTTTTATCGTGATAGTATAGATGCTGCTCAG GTTGTTCCTATGTGGTTGAATTGCTTGCCAATTAAAGGAGATCTAATCGAAGCCAAGGTTGTGCATGATCAACTTTGTTCCATGGTTGAGAG GTCTGATAGAGATTTATTAGGGCCGAACAATCAGTATTTGCCCAAAATAGTTGCAGTTTTTGCTGAG GTATTGTGTGCGGGTAAAGATCTTGCAACAGAGCAAACTGCTAGCCGAATGGTCAATTTATTAAGGCAGCTTCAACAAACTCTACCACCTTCTACTCTTGCATCGACCTGGTCATCCCTTCAACCTCAGCAGGTGTTGGCATTGCAGTCAATTCTATCCCAATAG